One Drechmeria coniospora strain ARSEF 6962 chromosome 01, whole genome shotgun sequence genomic region harbors:
- a CDS encoding dihydrouridine synthase family protein, protein MTAAEAQQGSPAATAGMAKKLHGREFYESIGCPKYVVAPMVDQSEFAWRALTRSFMSESEQPKLLAYSPMLHARLFSQEEKYRRAHFQAVRPGTSEPWLDGNPSIDRPLFVQFCANDPDALLAAAQKVAPYCDAVDLNLGCPQGIARKGHYGAFLQEDQDLIFRLINKLHKELPIPVTAKIRLLETKEKSLAYAQNVLRAGASIITVHGRRREQKGHLTGLADWEMVKFLRENLPAETVMFANGNILQEGDVGKCLEATGADGVMSAEGNLSDPAIFAKPPPVGEEGREYWRGKDGEGGWRVDAVTRRYLDILHKHALGREPPGRRPLFMPGDDTAWMTEADKGEAENDEPLKKRRKTEGGPKREEANPNLGAMQPHLFHLLRHFVTRHTDVRDMLARSRKDGIEGYERVLEAVERKVAEGLLDYERTEGKSFEDELSALGVGEQLQLPEGESSRGTIRRCKRPWWIAQPIVRPLPSEALAKGAITLSKKDKTAKSTMALHKIGTSAEGAGQEPTRAGDEATQEAAAEAERAEIKSRDELVAG, encoded by the exons ATGACAGCGGCGGAAGCGCAGCAGGGTAGCCCTGCCGCGACGGCTGGCATGGCGAAGAAGCTGCATGGAAGAGAATTCTACGAGAGTATCGGGTGCCCCAAGTATGTCGTGGCGCCCATGGTGGACCAGTCCGAGTTT GCCTGGCGAGCTCTCACGCGATCCTTCATGTCGGAATCGGAGCAGCCGAAGCTCCTCGCCTACAGCCCGATGCTGCATGCCCGCCTCTTCTCTCAAGAGGAAAAGTACCGCAGGGCTCACTTCCAGGCTGTCCGGCCCGGCACGAGCGAACCTTGGCTGGACGGCAACCCTTCGATTGATCGGCCACTCTTTGTCCAGTTCTGCGCCAACGATCCGGATGCGCTCCTCGCAGCGGCACAAAAGGTTGCCCCGTACTGCGATGCCGTTGATCTGAATCTCGGCTGCCCGCAGGGCATCGCGCGGAAAGGCCACTACGGAGCGTTCCTTCAGGAGGATCAAGATCTCATCTTCCGGCTCATCAACAAGCTGCACAAGGAGCTGCCCATTCCCGTGACGGCCAAGATCCGTCTCTTGGAGACCAAGGAGAAGAGTCTGGCTTACGCGCAGAACGTGCTCCGGGCCGGCGCCTCCATCATCACGGTGCACGGACGGAGGAGGGAGCAGAAGGGCCACTTGACCGGATTGGCGGACTGGGAAATGGTCAAATTTTTGCGAGAGAACCTACCAGCCGAGACGGTCATGTTCGCCAACGGCAACATCTTGCAGGAGGGAGACGTCGGCAAGTGCCTCGAAGCAACGGGAGCCGACGGAGTGATGAGCGCCGAAGGGAATCTGAGCGACCCGGCCATCTTCGCCAAACCGCCGCCGGTGGGGGAGGAAGGACGCGAATACTGGAGAGGCAAGGATGGCGAAGGTGGTTGGCGAGTCGACGCGGTGACGAGACGATACCTCGACATCCTGCACAAGCACGCGCTCGGTAGGGAACCACCGGGTCGACGACCGCTCTTCATGCCCGGCGACGACACAGCCTGGATGACAGAGGCCGACAAAGGAGAGGCAGAAAATGACGAGCCGTTGAAGAAGCGACGGAAGACGGAGGGGGGCCCGAAGCGCGAGGAGGCGAATCCCAACCTCGGGGCCATGCAACCGCATCTGTTTCACCTCCTGCGACATTTCGTCACGCGGCACACGGACGTGCGTGACATGCTGGCGCGCAGCCGCAAagacggcatcgagggcTACGAACGAGttctcgaggccgtcgagcgcaaggtggccgagggccTGCTCGATTACGAGCGGACCGAGGGCAAGAGCTTCGAGGATGAGTTGAGcgcgctcggcgtcggggagCAGCTGCAGCTGCCGGAAGGTGAGAGCTCGCGAGGCACGATACGGAGGTGCAAGAGGCCGTGGTGGATCGCACAACCGATCGTGCGACCGCTTCCGAGCGAGGCTCTGGCCAAAGGAGCCATCACGCTCAGCAAGAAGGATAAAACTGCCAAGTCGACGATGGCCCTTCACAAGATAGGCACATCTGCCGAGGGGGCTGGCCAAGAGCCTACCCGAGCGGGGGATGAGGCGACgcaggaggcggccgcgGAAGCAGAGAGGGCAGAAATCAAATCACGAGACGAGTTGGTTGCCGGCTGA